TCCGTGGACAGGTCGCCCGGATTGCTCGACGTGGTCGCAATTTCCGTCAGGGATTGCGGCGTCAGGTCGTAGAGTCTTTCACTGTGAAGGAGATAAACGCGGCAGCTTCCGGCGTGACCGATATACGCCCGTCTGGCGTCGGCGATCACCATAGTCAGCGACACTTCTTGCCGGACGCCCGCTTCGGGAGTTCGGGCCTCATGGATTTCACTGTTGATTATGGCGAGGTTATCCCGGATGAGGCTTTGCATAGACGCGCTATTGAGCTCTTCTTCGGCTATGGCCGCGGGCTCGATCAGATCACGCAAGCGATCAAGAGCTTTCTTCGCTGGATTCTCCAGGCCGGGGTTCTCAAAAGGCGTGTCGGCGACCGCCACGTAGGAGACGACAGGCATTGGCACACGCCTGCGCGTGTAGTCGTAAACGAAATGGGCGTCGCGTTGCGCCTGCTTCTCGCCAGGATGTGTCGCCACACCAATGTTTTCGGCTTTTGCCTCAGCCATTTGACCCCATTATGCGTTTTGGCATTATAGCTTTATCTCCAAGGCTTTTTCCAGGTTTACGCTTCCTCTTGTCTGGAGGGCGCCGCCTGTCGCCGTCACTTCCGTTACCGTGAAAGGCAGGTCATCGCGTATTACGAAAACCGGATTTGTCGCCATGATCTGCCGGATAGATTCAACCGCCGGGGCTGTCAACTTGACCTTGTCTGCCGAGATGTCTTCTGGCTCGAAGAATACCTGTCTGCCGTCTCGCGCCTTGAGGTTTCCGGTAGCCGTTATGCCGGCGACCGCATAACCGAGGTCTATCCGGCCGCTGACCTGTATCTTTCCGTGCTCGAGCGTGATAGTTGGCTGTAGTACGTAGGAATAGCTGAGCGAAAAGAATCTCATGATCTCGTCGGGGCTTACAAGGGATGTGAAGACGCCATCCGGCCACCGGTTGCTCTTGAGCTCGATCTTGTCGAAGTTGATGTCCTCGAGAGTGATCCCGTTGACCTTGATCTCGAGGCGGGAGTACTGCTTGAACGCGAGGCGCAGAGCGGGAAAGGCGCTTACGGATACGGAAACCTCACGCGCTTTAGGGTACTTATTCTTGATCTCGCGCTTGATGTAGGAAGACGCGATTGCCGGGATGGCGATCTCGCTCGCGATCCATAGAGTGAGAAGCGCCGCCACGATGACAGTGGTTATCTTCCAACCACGGCTCAGTCGCCTCGCGCGGTTTTCACGTTGATCTGAAGAATTTCGTGGCATATCTTTCATCAGGCTTGCTTCGCCGCCAGAACCACCAGTGCGTCCACGGCGACAGGCTCTCCATCATCGGTAATGATCAGCGGGTTGACGTCGATCTCAGCCACGGAATCCATTTCGACTCCGATTCTGCCGAGTCCGACAAGGGCTTGCGCGAGTTTTTTCCTGTCGGCGGGAGATTTGCCGCGAACAGGCCCGAGGATCGCGCTTGCCTTGATGTCGTTCATCATGGAGAGGGCGTCGTTCTCGGTGATGGGAGCGACTCTGAAAACCGTGTCGTCCAGTATCTCTGTAAATATCCCGCCCAGTCCGAACATGACGCACGGACCAAACTGCGGGTCGCGCACGAGCCCTATGACGAGCTCGCGTTCGCCTGACACCATTTTCCCGACCAGCACACCTTCTCGCGGCGCGCCAGCGAGGTTGCCCACTATCCTGTCGTACGCCTCCAGGACCTCGGCATCCGTTTTAACACCGACGACGACGAGCTCTCTTTCGGTTTTGTGAGAGATTCCGGGGCCGCACGCTTTCAGGACTACCGGGTACCCGCTCTCGCCGGCCGCGGCGACGGCCTCATCCGGCGAGGTCGCCAGCTTCTCGCGCGCAACAGTTATTCCGTACTTCTCAATCAGAAGCTTGGAGTCGCGCTCGGACAACGTGGTTTGTTTGCTTTCCAGCGCTTTCCGGATTAAGGTGTCGGTTTCTATCGGGTTCTACCTTCCGATGATGTAGCCATCCGGATCCACTTCGTCCCGCAGGATGCGAAGCTCCTCTTCTGAGGGAGGCGGAGTGGCATCGAGATTGTCCGCCTGAAGCAGCTCGAACCCGCAGTTTTCCTTGACCTTCTCCACTGATACGCCAGGGTGCAGCGACTCGATCCTCATCCTGCACGTTTCTTCGTCGTAGCCCAGTGTGCAAAGGTTCGTAATAACCTTATACGGCCCGGTGCCTTCAGGCAGTCCCGCGGCTTCGCGGGCGCCCTTGCCGGAAAGAAAACCTGGCGTGGTTATGAAGTTCACTTCCGGCACGAACCGCCGGGCGTCCATCGGAGTAATCACGATGGTCTTCCAGCAGATGCTCGCGAGGTCGTTCGCGCCGCCGCTGCCCGGAAAGCGAACCTTTGGCGACTGGTAGTCGTCTCCAATCATTGTGGAGTTGAGGTTCCCGTACATGTCTATTTGCGCGCCGCCAAGGAATGTGTAGTCGACCATTCCCCGCTGACAGCTCTCCATCACGTCATTCATGGTGCTTGCGGTGATCGCCTGGTGAGACGTCCTCGAGTCGCCAACGGATATCGGGAGCCCCGGAAGCAGCGGCGATATGGCGCCCGCCTCAAAGATAGGGATCACGTTAGGGCAATGCAATTTCTGGGCGAGCATCGTCGCGGCCATCGGGACGCCTGTCCCGACGAAGACGGTCGAGTTGTCCTCGAGTATTCTCGAACCGACACAGACGAGCAGTTCGAGCGGATTGTAGTCTGTCATGTGCCTGTCCTCCTAGCCCTTGTTCGTGTAGATAAGCTTGTCGATGGCGCGTAGCTCTCGCATCTTCTTGACGCCGCCGATCTTCTCGAGATACTCCTCGAAATCGCGGACGCCGAAAACGTAATCCTTGTAGAAGCCGTCGGTGCCTTCCTGCGTCTTTACGGTCTCGAGATACATCTTGAAAAAGTCCTCATCGAACCAGTACTCGCCGGGCATGTTGCCTGGATGGCTTCCGTACGGAACCTCCACGACAGCGTCAACACACCAGTATGGGATGACCGTCGATTGTGGGTTGTTGCGGATCTCCTCATGAGGGATCAGCTTTTCGCACGTTACGATGACGCGCTTGGAAGCCCTCGCCAGGTACGGATCCGAGATCAGGATGCCGTCGGTTATCTGGCAGTTTCCGTATATGTCGGCACTGTGCACGTGGACGATCCCGACATCCGGGTATAGCGCGGGGAGGGCCGCGAACTTCTTGCCCGTGAACGGACACGTGATTGTTTTGGCGGCTGATCGCTGAAAAGTGCCTGTCCCCAGCATGTTCCTCGCCGGCATGAACGAGAGGCCGGCCGCGCCCGCGGCAAACCTCCACGCCAGCGCGCTGTTGGACCAGTCGGTCTTTCGTATGGCTTTGCTTTGAAAAGCCTTGCGAGCGCTTGCCGAGAGCCCCCTGATTTCGTAGCCGATAACGTATGAGATGTCGCACCGATCCATGCACCCCGAGGAAGCCAGGAGATCGCTGTCGTAGATCGATGTGTGGCCGGCCATTCCCAGATTGCGCTTTCCCTGCCGGATTATCTCGTAGAGTATCGCGGTGGGGATCCTGACGTGGCCGAAGCCGCCGACCGCGAGGTAATCCCCGTCGTGGACATTGGCGCTCACAGCTTTCTCGATCGACGTCACCTTGTTTA
Above is a window of Candidatus Anoxymicrobium japonicum DNA encoding:
- a CDS encoding carboxylate--amine ligase, whose amino-acid sequence is METDTLIRKALESKQTTLSERDSKLLIEKYGITVAREKLATSPDEAVAAAGESGYPVVLKACGPGISHKTERELVVVGVKTDAEVLEAYDRIVGNLAGAPREGVLVGKMVSGERELVIGLVRDPQFGPCVMFGLGGIFTEILDDTVFRVAPITENDALSMMNDIKASAILGPVRGKSPADRKKLAQALVGLGRIGVEMDSVAEIDVNPLIITDDGEPVAVDALVVLAAKQA
- a CDS encoding 3-oxoacid CoA-transferase — translated: MTDYNPLELLVCVGSRILEDNSTVFVGTGVPMAATMLAQKLHCPNVIPIFEAGAISPLLPGLPISVGDSRTSHQAITASTMNDVMESCQRGMVDYTFLGGAQIDMYGNLNSTMIGDDYQSPKVRFPGSGGANDLASICWKTIVITPMDARRFVPEVNFITTPGFLSGKGAREAAGLPEGTGPYKVITNLCTLGYDEETCRMRIESLHPGVSVEKVKENCGFELLQADNLDATPPPSEEELRILRDEVDPDGYIIGR
- a CDS encoding CoA transferase subunit A, which produces MISLEEGQEELFVDPDPDHARAYFKNKNRSLVNKVTSIEKAVSANVHDGDYLAVGGFGHVRIPTAILYEIIRQGKRNLGMAGHTSIYDSDLLASSGCMDRCDISYVIGYEIRGLSASARKAFQSKAIRKTDWSNSALAWRFAAGAAGLSFMPARNMLGTGTFQRSAAKTITCPFTGKKFAALPALYPDVGIVHVHSADIYGNCQITDGILISDPYLARASKRVIVTCEKLIPHEEIRNNPQSTVIPYWCVDAVVEVPYGSHPGNMPGEYWFDEDFFKMYLETVKTQEGTDGFYKDYVFGVRDFEEYLEKIGGVKKMRELRAIDKLIYTNKG